Proteins from a single region of Paraburkholderia sp. ZP32-5:
- a CDS encoding ABC transporter substrate-binding protein, giving the protein MKKLALSVAIALAASGAFAKEWSTVRFGVDASYAPFESKAPDGKLVGFDIDLGNEICRRLNAKCVWVEQNFDSMIPGLKAKKFDGALSSMSMTPQRAAQIAFSSKLFNTPTRLVARQGANLLPTAESLKGKTIGVEQGTIQETYAKTYWEPNGTKIVPYQDQDQVYADLISGRLDAALQDAVQADIGFLKTPRGTGFAFVGKDIVDANILGNGAGIGMRKEDADLKAKVDKAIADMIKDGTYKKIEQKYFDFDVYGG; this is encoded by the coding sequence ATGAAGAAACTTGCCTTGTCCGTCGCCATCGCGCTTGCCGCCAGTGGTGCTTTCGCCAAAGAGTGGTCCACGGTCCGCTTCGGCGTGGATGCGAGCTATGCGCCGTTCGAATCGAAGGCGCCCGATGGCAAGCTCGTCGGCTTCGACATCGATCTCGGCAACGAAATCTGCCGACGTCTGAATGCGAAGTGCGTGTGGGTCGAGCAGAACTTCGACAGCATGATCCCCGGGCTGAAGGCCAAGAAATTCGACGGCGCGCTGTCGTCGATGTCGATGACACCGCAACGTGCGGCACAGATCGCGTTCTCGTCGAAGCTGTTCAATACGCCGACACGTCTCGTCGCCAGGCAAGGCGCTAATCTGCTGCCGACCGCCGAGTCGCTGAAGGGCAAGACGATCGGTGTCGAGCAGGGCACGATCCAGGAAACCTATGCCAAGACCTACTGGGAACCGAACGGCACCAAGATCGTGCCGTACCAGGACCAGGATCAGGTCTACGCGGACCTGATCTCGGGCCGTCTGGACGCCGCGCTGCAAGACGCGGTGCAGGCCGATATCGGCTTTCTGAAGACGCCGCGCGGCACGGGCTTCGCATTCGTCGGCAAGGACATCGTCGACGCGAATATTCTCGGCAACGGCGCGGGCATCGGCATGCGCAAGGAAGACGCGGATCTGAAGGCGAAGGTCGACAAGGCGATCGCCGACATGATCAAGGACGGCACGTATAAGAAGATCGAGCAGAAGTACTTCGACTTCGACGTGTACGGCGGCTAA
- a CDS encoding ABC transporter permease, with amino-acid sequence MIELIRQYWPNYLYTDGFNYNGLVITLWLLVVSVGLGFALAVPLAIARASRNRYIAGPVWFYTYVFRGTPLYVQLLLFYTGLYSLHFIHEHEMLNSFFRNAMYCTILAFTLNECAYATEIFAGAIKETSHGEIEAALAYGMSKYKLYTRIILPSSLRRALPSYSNEVILMLHATTLAFTATVPDILKVARDVNSATYATFQAYGIAAILYALIVFALIWGFRKMEVRLLAYLRPQGH; translated from the coding sequence GTGATCGAACTGATTCGTCAATACTGGCCGAACTATCTGTATACCGATGGTTTCAACTACAACGGTCTCGTCATCACGTTGTGGCTGCTGGTCGTTTCCGTCGGGCTCGGTTTCGCGCTGGCGGTGCCGCTGGCGATCGCCCGTGCGTCGCGCAACCGCTATATTGCAGGGCCCGTCTGGTTCTATACCTACGTATTTCGCGGCACGCCGCTCTACGTTCAGTTGCTGCTGTTCTATACCGGCCTCTACAGCCTGCATTTCATCCACGAGCACGAAATGCTGAACAGCTTCTTCCGCAACGCGATGTACTGCACGATCCTTGCATTCACGCTGAACGAATGCGCGTACGCGACCGAGATCTTCGCGGGCGCGATCAAGGAAACGTCGCACGGCGAGATCGAAGCGGCGCTCGCGTATGGGATGTCGAAGTACAAGCTGTATACGCGCATCATCCTGCCGTCGTCGCTGCGGCGAGCGCTGCCCTCGTACAGCAACGAAGTGATCCTGATGCTGCACGCCACCACGCTCGCGTTCACCGCAACCGTCCCCGACATTCTGAAGGTCGCGCGCGACGTCAACTCCGCGACGTACGCGACTTTCCAGGCCTACGGCATTGCGGCCATTCTGTATGCGTTGATCGTGTTCGCGCTGATCTGGGGCTTTCGCAAGATGGAAGTACGTTTGCTGGCTTATCTGAGGCCGCAAGGGCATTGA
- the benA gene encoding benzoate 1,2-dioxygenase large subunit, whose protein sequence is MIPIYPDHTPQLKNIDDFLVEDRERGDYRLHRSAFTDERLFELEMQHIFEGNWIYLAHESQVPNNNDYFTTYMGRQPVVIARNRQGQLNAFLNSCTHRGAMLCRHKRGNKATYTCPFHGWTFNNSGKLLKVKDPEGAGYPDCFNNEGSHDLKKLARFGNYRGFLFGSLNDDVPPLETFLGEAARIIDMIVDQSEEGLEVLRGSSTYTYEGNWKLTAENGADGYHVSAVHWNYAATTNHRKEENAREDKIRAMDAGSWGRQGGGFYAFDHGHMLLWTRWANPEDRPNFSRRDEFAARCGAERADWMIQNSRNLCLYPNVYLMDQFGSQIRVLRPLSVNKTEVTIYCIAPKGESDEARSRRIRQYEDFFNVSGMATPDDLEEFRACQQGYAARAVEWNDMCRGSSHWIDGPDEAAQRIGLNPVMSGVKTEDEGLYTVQHRYWVDTMKKALTTQGSRA, encoded by the coding sequence ATGATTCCGATTTACCCGGATCACACTCCGCAACTGAAGAACATCGATGACTTTCTCGTCGAAGACCGCGAGCGCGGCGATTATCGCCTGCACCGCAGTGCTTTTACCGACGAGCGTCTGTTCGAACTGGAAATGCAGCATATTTTCGAGGGCAACTGGATTTATCTCGCGCACGAAAGCCAGGTACCGAACAACAACGATTACTTCACGACCTATATGGGTCGCCAGCCAGTCGTGATTGCGCGCAACCGTCAGGGTCAACTGAATGCGTTCCTCAATTCGTGCACGCACCGCGGCGCGATGCTGTGCCGCCACAAGCGCGGCAACAAGGCCACTTATACGTGCCCGTTTCACGGCTGGACCTTCAACAACAGCGGCAAGCTGCTGAAGGTGAAAGACCCGGAAGGCGCGGGCTATCCCGACTGCTTCAACAACGAAGGCTCGCATGATCTGAAGAAGCTCGCGCGCTTCGGCAACTATCGCGGCTTCCTGTTCGGCAGCCTCAACGATGACGTGCCGCCGCTCGAAACCTTCCTCGGCGAAGCCGCGCGCATCATCGACATGATCGTCGACCAGTCGGAAGAGGGCCTCGAAGTACTGCGCGGTTCGTCGACCTATACGTATGAAGGCAACTGGAAGCTGACCGCCGAAAACGGCGCGGACGGTTATCACGTGTCGGCGGTGCACTGGAATTACGCGGCGACGACCAATCATCGCAAGGAAGAAAACGCGCGCGAAGACAAGATCCGTGCGATGGATGCCGGGAGCTGGGGCCGTCAGGGCGGTGGCTTCTATGCGTTCGATCACGGCCACATGCTGCTGTGGACGCGCTGGGCCAACCCCGAAGATCGCCCCAACTTCAGCCGCCGCGACGAATTCGCCGCGCGCTGCGGCGCCGAACGCGCGGACTGGATGATCCAGAACTCGCGCAACCTGTGTCTCTATCCGAACGTGTATCTGATGGACCAGTTCGGCTCGCAGATTCGCGTGCTGCGGCCGCTGTCGGTCAACAAGACCGAAGTGACGATCTATTGCATCGCGCCGAAGGGTGAATCCGACGAAGCGCGTTCGCGCCGCATCCGCCAGTACGAAGACTTCTTCAACGTGAGCGGCATGGCAACCCCCGACGACCTGGAAGAATTCCGCGCCTGCCAGCAGGGCTACGCGGCCCGCGCGGTCGAATGGAACGACATGTGCCGCGGTTCCTCGCACTGGATCGACGGGCCGGACGAGGCGGCGCAACGCATCGGTCTGAATCCGGTGATGAGCGGCGTGAAGACCGAAGACGAAGGGCTCTATACGGTGCAGCACCGCTATTGGGTCGACACGATGAAAAAGGCGCTGACGACGCAAGGGAGCCGCGCATGA
- a CDS encoding benzoate/H(+) symporter BenE family transporter, whose amino-acid sequence MNPSNSQASSTRALAADWSISAIVAGFLAVLISYSGPLVIYFQAAQAAHVPNDMVASWVWAISIGAAVSGIFASWKLKVPVVTAWSAPGTALLVGLFPALSLNQAVGAYLTAAVIILLIGVSGYFDKMVRSIPKGIACGMMAGILLQFGMHAFSAAASMPALAFGMIAAYIVFKRLLPRYCIVLVLVTGIVLAIVLGTAHLGSLPLQITRPIFIKPEWTLSSTLSLALPLVVVSLTGQFLPGMAILRVSGYHTPARPIITATSIASIGVAFFGGITIVIAAITAALCTGEDAHNDADKRYIAGIANGVFYLIGGTFAGSIVALFTMLPKEFVAILAGLALIGAITANVMGAIQDEDHREASVITFLATASGMTFLGLGSAFWGIVIGSFAYLVLNKVRR is encoded by the coding sequence ATGAATCCCTCCAATAGCCAGGCCTCTTCGACGCGCGCGCTTGCGGCCGACTGGTCCATTTCCGCCATCGTGGCGGGTTTTCTGGCCGTGCTGATCTCCTACTCCGGCCCGCTGGTGATCTACTTTCAGGCCGCGCAGGCGGCCCACGTGCCCAACGACATGGTCGCATCGTGGGTGTGGGCGATCTCGATCGGTGCGGCGGTTTCAGGCATCTTCGCGAGCTGGAAGCTGAAAGTGCCGGTCGTGACCGCGTGGTCCGCGCCCGGCACCGCGCTGCTGGTTGGCCTCTTTCCCGCGTTGTCGCTCAATCAGGCGGTGGGTGCGTATCTCACCGCGGCCGTGATCATTCTGTTGATCGGCGTAAGCGGCTATTTCGACAAAATGGTGCGCAGCATTCCCAAGGGCATCGCGTGCGGGATGATGGCCGGCATTCTGCTGCAGTTCGGCATGCACGCATTTTCCGCCGCCGCGTCGATGCCCGCGCTGGCGTTCGGCATGATCGCCGCGTACATCGTGTTTAAACGGCTGTTGCCGCGCTACTGCATCGTGCTGGTGCTGGTGACAGGTATCGTGCTCGCCATCGTATTGGGCACCGCGCATCTGGGCAGTCTGCCGCTGCAGATCACGCGGCCGATCTTTATCAAACCCGAATGGACGTTGAGTTCGACGCTGAGCCTCGCGTTGCCGCTCGTCGTCGTCAGTCTGACCGGCCAGTTTCTTCCGGGCATGGCGATTCTGCGCGTGTCCGGCTATCACACGCCGGCCCGGCCGATCATCACCGCGACCAGCATCGCGTCGATCGGCGTGGCGTTTTTCGGCGGCATCACGATCGTGATCGCCGCGATTACAGCCGCGCTGTGCACCGGCGAGGATGCGCACAACGATGCGGACAAGCGCTATATCGCCGGCATTGCGAACGGTGTGTTCTATCTGATCGGTGGTACGTTCGCCGGCTCGATCGTTGCGTTGTTTACGATGCTGCCGAAGGAGTTCGTCGCGATTCTCGCCGGCCTTGCGTTGATCGGCGCGATCACCGCGAACGTGATGGGCGCGATCCAGGACGAGGACCATCGCGAGGCGTCGGTCATCACGTTTCTCGCAACCGCGTCGGGCATGACGTTTCTCGGACTCGGTTCGGCGTTCTGGGGCATCGTGATCGGCTCGTTTGCGTATCTCGTGCTGAACAAGGTACGCCGTTAG
- a CDS encoding LysR family transcriptional regulator: MELRHLRYFVAVAEESNVTRAAKRLHIAQPPLSRQIQQLEDSLGVQLFERNSRPLKLTEAGRFFYSHAIQLLAQTSEVEAMTRRVGKIERSLSIGFVGSTLYGMLPKIIRRFRTENSAVELSLHEMSTMDQIQALKEGRIDVGFGRIRHEDPSIRRVVLREERMIVALPTGHPLIDAKPVLSLRDLISETMIIFPKAPRPSYADQVLAAFHDRGLKPRRLFETRELQIALGLVGAGEGIAIVPASVYGLQRGDVAYKDLDDENLVSPIIMSMRMLDESADIKRMLELIYALYDEQQMTYLPPSQQ; encoded by the coding sequence ATGGAACTGCGCCATCTGCGTTATTTCGTTGCGGTTGCCGAGGAATCCAATGTCACCCGGGCCGCCAAACGTCTGCACATTGCGCAGCCGCCTCTCAGCAGGCAGATCCAGCAACTTGAAGATTCGCTCGGCGTACAGCTATTCGAGCGCAATTCGCGACCTTTGAAGCTGACCGAAGCCGGCCGCTTCTTCTATTCGCACGCGATTCAACTGCTCGCGCAAACCTCCGAAGTCGAAGCAATGACGCGGCGCGTCGGCAAGATCGAGCGCAGCCTGTCGATCGGTTTCGTCGGCTCGACGCTGTACGGCATGCTGCCGAAAATCATCCGGCGTTTTCGCACCGAAAACAGCGCGGTCGAATTGAGCCTGCACGAAATGTCGACGATGGATCAAATCCAGGCGCTGAAGGAAGGACGCATCGATGTCGGCTTCGGCCGGATTCGTCATGAAGACCCGAGCATCCGGCGCGTCGTGCTGCGCGAGGAGCGCATGATCGTCGCGCTGCCGACCGGCCATCCATTGATCGACGCAAAGCCCGTGTTGTCGCTGCGCGATCTGATCAGCGAAACGATGATCATCTTTCCGAAGGCGCCGCGGCCGAGTTACGCGGACCAGGTGCTCGCCGCGTTTCACGATCGCGGGCTCAAGCCGCGCCGGCTCTTCGAAACACGCGAGTTGCAGATCGCCCTCGGCCTGGTCGGCGCGGGCGAAGGCATCGCGATCGTGCCGGCGAGCGTGTATGGATTGCAGCGCGGCGATGTCGCTTACAAAGATCTCGACGACGAGAATCTGGTGTCGCCGATCATCATGAGCATGCGCATGCTCGACGAGTCCGCCGATATCAAGCGCATGCTCGAACTGATCTACGCGCTCTATGACGAGCAGCAGATGACCTATTTGCCGCCGTCGCAGCAGTAG
- a CDS encoding 1,6-dihydroxycyclohexa-2,4-diene-1-carboxylate dehydrogenase, giving the protein MTSTFIDRFKDKVLVVTGAGQGIGRGVALRAAREGAVVVLVDRSPIVHEVADEIAREGGKACAFIADLETYAGASAMIAFAIDAFGRIDALINNVGGTIWAKPYEEYEAQQIEAEVRRSLFPTLWCCHAVLPEMLKRGGGAIVNVSSIATRSIYRVPYAASKGGVNALTASLAFEHAQHGIRINAVATGGTEAPPRRVPRNTAQQSEQEATWYQGIVDQTMASSLMHRYGTIDEQVGAILFLASDEASYITGTVLPVGGGDQG; this is encoded by the coding sequence ATGACTTCGACCTTTATCGATCGCTTCAAGGACAAGGTGCTGGTCGTGACCGGCGCGGGTCAGGGCATCGGCCGCGGTGTCGCGTTGCGCGCTGCGCGCGAAGGCGCGGTGGTGGTGCTGGTCGATCGTTCACCGATCGTGCATGAGGTGGCCGACGAAATCGCGCGCGAAGGCGGCAAGGCCTGCGCGTTTATCGCCGACCTCGAAACCTATGCGGGCGCGAGCGCGATGATTGCTTTCGCAATCGATGCGTTTGGCCGTATCGACGCGCTGATCAACAATGTCGGCGGCACGATCTGGGCGAAGCCATACGAAGAATACGAAGCGCAGCAGATCGAAGCCGAGGTGCGGCGCTCGCTGTTCCCGACGCTGTGGTGCTGCCATGCGGTGTTGCCCGAGATGCTGAAGCGCGGCGGCGGCGCGATCGTCAATGTGTCGTCGATTGCGACGCGCAGCATCTATCGGGTGCCGTATGCGGCGTCGAAAGGCGGCGTCAATGCACTGACCGCGAGCCTCGCGTTCGAACATGCGCAGCACGGCATCCGCATCAACGCGGTCGCGACCGGCGGCACCGAAGCACCGCCGCGCCGGGTGCCGCGCAATACCGCGCAGCAAAGCGAGCAGGAAGCGACGTGGTATCAGGGCATCGTCGATCAGACGATGGCGTCGAGCCTGATGCATCGCTATGGCACGATCGACGAACAGGTCGGCGCGATCCTGTTCCTCGCTTCCGATGAAGCGTCGTATATCACCGGCACGGTGCTGCCGGTGGGTGGCGGCGATCAGGGCTAA
- a CDS encoding cupin domain-containing protein: MKNKRIVLPLLAAIGMTFAGVSVAADNAGDSVKPNFSHAIPNVPGKSLIAVEVSYSPGGASVPHHHAHSAFIYAYVVSGSIVSQVEGQPERTYNAGESFYEAPDSHHVVSRNASQTEPAKLLAVFVVNTHDKALTTFDK; this comes from the coding sequence ATGAAGAACAAGCGCATTGTTTTGCCGTTGCTGGCAGCCATCGGAATGACATTTGCCGGCGTATCCGTTGCCGCGGACAACGCGGGCGACAGCGTCAAGCCCAATTTCTCGCATGCCATTCCGAATGTTCCCGGCAAGTCACTGATTGCCGTCGAGGTTTCGTATTCGCCCGGTGGCGCTTCGGTGCCGCACCATCACGCTCATTCGGCGTTCATCTATGCGTACGTCGTGTCGGGCAGCATCGTGAGCCAGGTGGAAGGGCAGCCGGAACGTACCTATAACGCGGGCGAATCCTTCTATGAGGCACCGGACTCTCACCATGTAGTGAGCCGCAATGCGAGCCAGACCGAGCCGGCGAAATTGCTCGCGGTGTTCGTCGTCAATACGCATGACAAGGCTCTGACGACCTTCGACAAATAA
- a CDS encoding carboxymuconolactone decarboxylase family protein, translating to MTQRLNYEKASPGGIEALGRVYGYIMQSGLDEVLVDLVYLRASQINGCAYCIDMHTRDLIKKGVKIDKIVLVPVWHEAGALFSDREKAALAWTESVTRVAHTSVPDEDFQAAKAVFSEKELADLTIAIGLMNAYNRLAISFRSTPEAAC from the coding sequence ATGACGCAGCGATTGAACTACGAAAAGGCTTCGCCCGGTGGAATCGAAGCGCTTGGCCGCGTGTACGGCTATATCATGCAGTCCGGCCTCGACGAAGTACTCGTCGATCTGGTCTATCTGCGCGCCAGTCAGATCAATGGATGCGCGTATTGCATCGATATGCACACGCGCGATCTGATCAAGAAGGGTGTGAAGATCGACAAGATCGTGCTGGTCCCTGTATGGCACGAAGCCGGTGCGCTCTTTAGCGATCGGGAAAAGGCCGCACTGGCCTGGACCGAGTCGGTGACGCGAGTCGCGCACACCAGCGTGCCGGACGAGGACTTTCAGGCGGCAAAGGCCGTATTCAGCGAAAAGGAACTGGCTGATTTGACCATTGCGATTGGCCTGATGAACGCCTACAACCGCCTCGCTATCAGCTTCCGCAGTACACCCGAAGCCGCCTGTTGA
- a CDS encoding ABC transporter permease encodes MLFQGFGPLLLAGTWVTIKLAILSLAAAFVLGLAGAAAKLSTNRFVSRVGTLYTTLIRAVPDLVLMLLLFYSIQIWLNDLTDAVGIEQIDIDPFVAGIITLGFIYGAYFTETFRGAFLSVPRGQIEAGFAYGMSARRVFTRILFPQMMRFALPGIGNNWQVMVKATALVSIIGLADVVKASQDAGKSTQSFFFFTLVTAAIYLAITTVSSIALKRLEKRYSIGVRRAAL; translated from the coding sequence ATGCTTTTTCAAGGCTTCGGTCCGCTGCTGCTCGCGGGGACGTGGGTCACCATCAAGCTCGCGATACTGTCGCTCGCGGCGGCCTTCGTGCTCGGTCTCGCCGGCGCCGCGGCAAAGCTGTCGACCAACCGCTTCGTGTCGCGTGTCGGCACGCTGTACACGACGCTGATTCGCGCGGTGCCCGACCTAGTGCTAATGCTGCTGCTGTTCTACAGCATCCAGATCTGGCTCAACGATCTGACCGACGCCGTCGGCATCGAGCAGATCGATATCGATCCGTTCGTGGCCGGCATCATCACGCTGGGCTTCATCTACGGCGCGTATTTCACCGAGACGTTCCGCGGCGCGTTTCTATCCGTGCCGCGCGGCCAGATCGAAGCGGGCTTCGCGTATGGGATGAGCGCGCGGCGCGTATTCACGCGCATCCTGTTTCCGCAGATGATGCGCTTCGCGCTGCCCGGTATCGGCAACAACTGGCAGGTGATGGTCAAGGCCACCGCGCTGGTGTCGATCATCGGTCTCGCGGATGTCGTGAAGGCTTCGCAGGACGCGGGCAAGAGCACGCAATCGTTTTTCTTCTTTACGCTGGTCACCGCCGCGATTTATCTGGCCATTACCACCGTGTCGAGTATTGCGTTGAAGCGCCTCGAAAAGCGTTATTCGATTGGCGTGCGGAGGGCCGCGCTGTGA
- the benB gene encoding benzoate 1,2-dioxygenase small subunit has translation MSKIAITDVQAFLYRESRLLDDEQWDEWLTCYHPDAPFWMPSWDDEDKLITDPEREISLIYYPNRQGLEDRVFRIKTERSSATMPDTRTSHNVSNVEVESEENGVYTVRFNWHTLSHRYRTNYSYFGMSRYVIDFNGAQPQILSKYVVLKNDYINQVIDIYHI, from the coding sequence ATGAGCAAGATCGCCATCACCGATGTGCAGGCTTTCCTGTACCGCGAGAGCCGCCTGCTCGACGACGAACAGTGGGACGAGTGGCTGACCTGCTATCACCCGGATGCACCGTTCTGGATGCCGTCATGGGATGACGAAGACAAGCTGATCACCGATCCGGAGCGTGAAATCTCGCTGATCTACTACCCGAACCGCCAGGGTCTCGAAGATCGTGTGTTCCGTATCAAGACCGAGCGTTCGAGCGCGACGATGCCCGACACGCGCACGAGCCACAACGTCAGCAACGTCGAAGTGGAGAGCGAGGAAAACGGCGTGTACACGGTGCGCTTCAACTGGCACACGCTGAGCCACCGCTATCGCACGAATTACAGCTATTTCGGCATGTCGCGCTACGTGATCGATTTCAACGGCGCGCAGCCGCAAATCCTGAGCAAGTACGTCGTGTTGAAGAACGACTACATCAATCAGGTCATCGACATCTACCACATCTAA
- the benC gene encoding benzoate 1,2-dioxygenase electron transfer component BenC, with protein sequence MEHTIALQFEDGVTRFISCRDNETLSDAAYRQKINIPLDCREGACGTCRGLCESGAYDLPESSYVEDALTPEEAGQGYILACQTRPRSDMVVRVQASSAACKTGVARFEGTLAAVEKLSDSTIHFSVDIDGTSAPSFLAGQYVNVEIPGEKGEHRSYSFSSAPGAARAAFVVRNVPDGKMSGYLSAQAQPGQRIGFTGPYGSFYLRDPQRPVLFLAGGTGIAPFLSMLDVLKANGNTQPVRLVYGVTNDHDLVALEQLEEAQRALPNFSYRTCVVDAASSHERKGYVTAHVDSDWLNSGDVDVYLCGPVAMVEAVQGWLRDSSIEPANFYYEKFSASNVA encoded by the coding sequence ATGGAACACACTATTGCCCTGCAGTTCGAAGACGGCGTGACGCGCTTTATCAGTTGCCGTGACAACGAAACGCTGTCGGATGCCGCGTATCGGCAGAAGATCAACATTCCGCTCGATTGCCGCGAAGGCGCGTGCGGCACCTGTCGCGGACTGTGCGAGTCGGGCGCGTACGATCTGCCCGAATCGAGCTATGTCGAAGATGCACTGACGCCGGAAGAAGCCGGCCAGGGCTATATCCTCGCGTGCCAGACACGGCCGCGCTCGGATATGGTGGTGCGCGTGCAGGCGTCGTCGGCGGCGTGCAAGACCGGTGTCGCGCGTTTCGAAGGCACGCTCGCGGCGGTCGAAAAGTTGTCGGACTCGACGATCCATTTTTCGGTCGATATCGACGGCACGAGCGCGCCGAGCTTTCTTGCCGGGCAATACGTGAACGTCGAGATTCCTGGCGAGAAGGGCGAGCACCGTTCGTATTCGTTCAGCTCGGCACCGGGTGCGGCGCGCGCGGCCTTCGTCGTGCGCAACGTGCCGGACGGCAAGATGAGCGGCTATCTGAGCGCGCAGGCGCAGCCGGGGCAGCGCATCGGTTTCACTGGGCCATACGGCAGCTTCTATCTGCGCGATCCGCAACGTCCGGTGCTGTTTCTCGCGGGCGGTACCGGCATCGCGCCGTTCCTGTCGATGCTCGACGTGCTGAAGGCGAACGGCAATACGCAGCCGGTGCGGCTCGTGTACGGCGTGACCAACGATCACGATCTGGTCGCGCTCGAACAGCTCGAAGAGGCACAGCGCGCGTTGCCCAATTTCAGCTATCGCACCTGCGTCGTGGATGCCGCGAGCAGCCACGAGCGCAAGGGCTATGTGACTGCGCACGTCGACAGCGACTGGCTCAATAGCGGCGACGTCGACGTTTATCTGTGCGGCCCGGTGGCGATGGTCGAAGCGGTGCAGGGCTGGCTGCGCGACAGCAGCATCGAGCCCGCGAACTTCTACTACGAAAAATTCTCGGCGAGCAACGTAGCATGA
- a CDS encoding ABC transporter ATP-binding protein: MYKLTVDDLHKKFGENEVLKGVSLKAKAGDVISLIGSSGSGKSTFLRCINFLESPCSGRITLNGEEIQTSADRNGSLRVSNQKQLQTMRTRLSMVFQHFNLWAHMTVLENVIEAPISVLGLSRAEAQARARKYLTKVGLPESAEQKYPAHLSGGQQQRVAIARALAMEPEVMLFDEPTSALDPELVGEVLRVMQALAEEGRTMIVVTHEMGFARNVSNHVVFLHQGRIEEQGHPHEVLTHPRSERLQQFLSGSLK, from the coding sequence ATGTACAAGCTGACGGTCGACGACCTGCACAAGAAGTTCGGCGAAAACGAAGTACTGAAAGGCGTCTCGCTGAAGGCAAAAGCGGGCGACGTGATTAGCCTGATCGGGTCGAGCGGCTCCGGGAAAAGCACGTTCCTCAGGTGCATCAATTTTCTGGAATCGCCGTGCTCCGGTCGCATTACGCTGAACGGCGAGGAAATCCAGACCAGTGCCGATCGTAACGGCTCGCTACGCGTGAGCAATCAGAAGCAACTGCAGACGATGCGCACGCGTCTTTCGATGGTGTTCCAGCATTTCAATCTGTGGGCGCATATGACGGTGCTCGAGAACGTCATCGAGGCGCCGATCAGCGTGCTGGGTTTGAGCCGCGCCGAAGCGCAGGCGCGGGCACGCAAGTATCTGACGAAGGTCGGTTTGCCGGAGAGCGCGGAACAGAAATATCCGGCGCATCTGTCGGGCGGTCAGCAGCAGCGCGTCGCGATTGCGCGCGCACTGGCGATGGAGCCGGAGGTGATGCTGTTCGACGAGCCGACCTCGGCGCTCGATCCCGAACTGGTCGGCGAAGTGCTGCGTGTGATGCAGGCACTCGCGGAAGAAGGCCGCACGATGATCGTCGTCACGCACGAAATGGGCTTTGCGCGCAACGTGTCGAATCATGTGGTGTTCCTGCACCAGGGGAGGATCGAAGAGCAAGGGCATCCGCACGAGGTGCTGACTCATCCGCGCAGCGAGCGCTTGCAGCAGTTTCTGTCGGGCAGTTTGAAGTAA